The Gemmatimonadota bacterium DH-78 region TCCGTGGTCTACCTCGAGGACGGCGACATCGCCGTGATCACTCCCGAGGGCTACCGCATTCTCGATGGCGACGGCGCGGACCAGGATCGTCCGACCGACGCGATCGACTGGGACATCGCCTCGATCGAACTCGGAGGCTACGCCCACTTCATGCAGAAGGAGATCTTCGAACAGCCCGAGAGCCTGCGCAACACCCTTCGGGGTCGCCTGATGCGCGATGAGGGTGACGCGCGGCTCAACGGTCTTCAGCTCACGGACGAGGAGATCCGGTCGTTCGACCGGGTGCTGATCCTGGGCTGTGGCACCTCGTGGCACTCCGCACTCGTGGGGCGCCACTTCATCGAGACTCTCGCCGGGCTGCCGGTGGACGTCGAGTACGCCTCGGAGTTTCGATATCAGCGGCCGCTGCCGTTGAAGAACACCCTCGCCGTGGCCGTGTCGCAGTCCGGCGAGACCGCCGACACCCTCGAGGCGATGAAGGCGGCCCGCGAGCGGGGCGCGCGGGTGGTCGGCGTGGTGAACGCGGTGGGCAGTTCGATCGCCCGCGAGGCCCATGGCGGCATCTACCTGCACGCCGGGCCCGAGGTCGGGGTGGCCTCGACGAAGGCCTTCACTTCTCAGTTGGCCGCACTCCTTCTACTGGGACTCCATCTCGGCCGCCGCCGCTCCCTGACTGTGGAACAGGGTCGCGAGGTGGTCGAGGCCATGGCGGCGCTGCCCGCCATGATCGAGCAGACGCTGAAACTCGATGATGAGCTCGCGCGGATCGCGCTCACCTTCTCCGAAGCCAGCAATGCACTCTACCTTGGTCGGGGGGTGTCGTTTCCGGTGGCTCTCGAAGGTGCGCTCAAGCTCAAGGAGGTGAGTTACGCTCACGCCGAGGGCTACCCCGCCGCCGAGCTCAAACACGGGCCCATCGCGCTGATCGACGACGATATGCCTGTGATCGTGGTGGCACCTGCCGATCATATCTTTTCGAAGGTGGTGTCCAACGTGCAGGAGGTGAGGGCCCGAGGCGGCCAGATCCTCGTGATCACGACGGAGGGCAACCGCGATCTCTCGGCCGTGGCCGATCGAGAGGTGGCGGTGCCGGCCACCCACGAGCTCCTGAGTCCCCTTCTCACCGTCGTTCCTCTGCAGCTCCTGGCCTACCACATTGCGGTGTTGCGTGGATGCGACGTCGACCGGCCCAGGAACCTTGCCAAGAGTGTGACGGTCGAATAGCGTCGAGATCGATGACCCACAGCCCCATGAAGACGATGTCCACGATGAGAGCGTGGTTTCTGATCTGCCTCGGTCTCGTCGCCGCACCCGGCGTCGCGGCGCAGGCCCCCGACTTTCTCGTGTCGTCGGGGCGGGAGATGAGCCGAGCCGATCTGCAGGCGTCGCTTCAGCGGCTCGATGCCGCCGCCGTGTCGGAAGACTACGGCGAGGCCGTTCGCCAGCAGGCGGCGGCGCGGGCGGCCCAGATCCGCCAGCGTCTGACGGAAGGCGACTACCGTGTGGGCGACCGGATCCAGGTGCAGGTGCAGGGCGAGGCCTGGGACGCCGACAGCCCCGGGGCCATTCAGCCGGTACAGGTGGTGCCCACCCCCGGCTCCATCGCCATCCCCACCGGGCGCGGATCCACCGGCGCCACCTTCGCGGTGCAGGAGGGGCCGGCCGTGAAGTTTCCCGACATCCCGCTGATCAGCCTTCGGGGGGTGCTGCGCTCGGAGCTCCAGGACCACCTCACCGAAGAGTTGAGCGCGTATATCATCGACCCGGTGGTGGAGGCCGAGACGCTGCTGCGCATCGCCGTCATGGGTGAGGTGCGGGTGCCCGGTTACTACTACCCGGCCGCGACGCAGAACCTGGGCGATCTGATCATGATGGCGGGTGGGCCGGCTCCCAGCGCGGAGTACGACAAGACGTCGCTCCTTCGGGGCGGTCAGCCGCTGTGGGAGGGAGACGACCTGCAGGCGTTGATCGGCGAGGGGCGCACCCTCGACCAGCTCAATCTGCAGGCCGGCGACATCGTCGAGGTGCCGCGCGAGTCCGACACCAACATCTGGATGGAGGTGGGCCGGTACGCGCTGATCGTGGGCTCCACCCTGCTCCTGGGCATTCGGGTCTTCTGACCCCGCAGGAGATTCTCGCCGCGCTCGTCCGGGCCTCGGCTCGGGGAGCGGATCCGGCGCGTCGGGTGGCCGCTGCCCTGGCGGACGACCCCGAACTGCAGCAGTGGGCGGCCGCGGTGGCCGAGGGCCGCCGCGGCCGCCTCGCGCTGCTGGGTCTCGGCGGGTGGGCCGACGCCATGGTCCGCGGGGCCCTGGCGCTCTTCGGTCCCGCCGTCGACGAGGCCATCGTCGCCCTTCCCGAGCGCACGGGCGGCCTCTCGCCCTCTCCTGCGGTACCGCGAGAGGGACTGTTCCGATTCGAAGCCGACCCTCTCGGTGCCGGCCGCATGCTCGAGGGGTGGTCGAAGACGCTCACGGCGGCGGATCGCGTGCTGGTCATGCTCTCGCCGGGTGACGACCATTCCGCCGTGCTCCCCCTGGAGCCCGCCGACCTCCACTCCATCGACCACCTGCTCGAGGACTCGGCCGGCGCGCGTCTGTCGACCGAGTCCCGCCTCGGGGTGCGGGCCCGCCTCGATCGACTGCGCGGCGGTGGGCTGTCGGCACTGCTCGGGCCCGCAACCGTGGTCGGCATCGACTGGAAGGGTCTCGCAGCCGAGTTCGGCCCGCTGGGTGAGCCCGGCCCCTCGGGTCGCACCGTCGAGATCGACCTCCGGCGGGCCGGCGTATCCATCCCCGAGCGCGTGATGCGCGCACTGCGCGCGGAGGCCGATGCCCATCCGGCCGAGCGAGCGTCACCGTCGGGCGCGCGGCATCTGCGGCTGCTCGATCGCGGGGCGGAGAGTCTGGACGCCGCCCTCGCGGAGGCCCGCGCTCTCGGTCTGTCGGCCACCGTTCTGACCGATGCGCTGACCGGCGACGCGGTTGCGGCGGGGCGGGGGATGGCGCGGGTGGCGAAGGCGATCGCCGACGGCCTCGGGGGATTGCGGCTGCCCGCGGTGGCACTGGCCTCGGGGCGGCTCGATGGAGGCGAGGATCGACACCGGCGACTGATGGACAGCGCCCGGGCTCACCTCGGCGAGCAGTCGGGCCTCGTGCAGGCGTGGAGTCCCCTTCGGGATGCTCCGGACCTCGTCGCCGTGGTGGTCCCGGAGCCGAACTGAGTCGTCTGCCTCAGGTGCAGTCCGGATCCGTGCGGAGCTCGACCGGGATCTGCACGTAGATCACGTCGCCCGGCGAGACGTTCTGCGTGCGGGTGGTGCACCGCTCCCCCGCCAGCAGGTTGATCTCCACCCGCATGCTCTGGGTGGCCGGCCAGGCGAGCTGGTAGTCGCGGTCGGTCTTGCCGGTCACCACGCCGAGTCGCATGCGCTCGGCTCCCCGGTAGGCGTACAGGGTGGCGTCGGCGAAGTTGAAGTTGCGGACCTCCACCCGGATCGAGCGGTCGCCGCTCTCGCTGGCCTCGAAGGGGTTCGGAAGCCCGCCTCCCATGCAACCCGATGCGGCGACGAGGGCCGCGAGGACGACGATCAGGCGAGCGCGAAGCATGGGGACCCTCCGGGTTGGGGTGTGCGTTCCCTACCCCATTCTGCACCCCCGGGTCCTCGATTGCGAGCCCCACCGTGGCGTGTCATTGTGGGCGGACGGGAGGGGGCGGGGTTGCGGAACGTCCGTCGAGAGGAGGCAGCGGTGGATCAGCTGATACGCGAGATGGTGCGGCAGGCGTCGGCCGAGCGGGCGGTGATCGAACTGTTCGTGGCGACCGACCGGCGCGATTGGCACCGGGTTCGGCGACTCCTGGCCGACACGGTCGCGGTCGACCTGTCGACGGCGGGGGGGCCGCAGGGCGCGATCGCCGCCGACGACGTGGTGGACAGTTGGCGCTCCGGACTGGCTCGTCTCGATGCAGTGCACCACCAGGTGGGCAATCTGCGCACCACCATCCACGGCGACGACGCCCATGTGGCCTGCCACGGGATCGTGATCCACCACCGTCGCACCGTCACCGGCCGCGACACCCGAACCTTCGTGGGTACCTACGACCTCGGCCTGCTCGACTCCCCGCGCGGCTGGCACGTGCACACCTTCCGCTTCCAGCTCCGTTTCACCGACGGCAATCCGGGGCTGCTGGACTGACGACCGATATCGACACACCCGGATCCGAACGCCGAAACGCCCCGGACCGCTGAGCGGCCCGGGGCGTTCGGGGTACGACGTTCGGCGGTGGGTTACGAACCCGCGCCCGCCGCCACGATGTCGGCGTTCATGGCCGCGTCGGCATGCTCGATCACGAGCACCACACGACGGTTGGCGCGGCCGGCCGCACCGGGACCGGTCTCGCCCGGCTGCACGAGGCGACGGGTGTCCTCACCGTAGCTCACGGCGCGCACGGTCTGGCCGTTCATGCCGGCCTCGTCCACGAGCACGGCCTTCACGGCGTCGGCG contains the following coding sequences:
- the glmS gene encoding glutamine--fructose-6-phosphate transaminase (isomerizing), yielding MCGIVGYIGSREASPILIEGLQRLEYRGYDSAGIALQNGMGLKIRKRAGRVQELAAHVAANPVQGHMGIAHTRWATHGPPTTNNAHPHMDCTGEIAVVHNGIIENADTLRKLLRDRGHTFLTPTDTEVLSHLIEEAEGASLEERVRNALRLVEGAYGIAVISGEYRDRLVVARQGSPVLLGLGEGETFVASDPTAVVEHTRSVVYLEDGDIAVITPEGYRILDGDGADQDRPTDAIDWDIASIELGGYAHFMQKEIFEQPESLRNTLRGRLMRDEGDARLNGLQLTDEEIRSFDRVLILGCGTSWHSALVGRHFIETLAGLPVDVEYASEFRYQRPLPLKNTLAVAVSQSGETADTLEAMKAARERGARVVGVVNAVGSSIAREAHGGIYLHAGPEVGVASTKAFTSQLAALLLLGLHLGRRRSLTVEQGREVVEAMAALPAMIEQTLKLDDELARIALTFSEASNALYLGRGVSFPVALEGALKLKEVSYAHAEGYPAAELKHGPIALIDDDMPVIVVAPADHIFSKVVSNVQEVRARGGQILVITTEGNRDLSAVADREVAVPATHELLSPLLTVVPLQLLAYHIAVLRGCDVDRPRNLAKSVTVE
- a CDS encoding nuclear transport factor 2 family protein encodes the protein MDQLIREMVRQASAERAVIELFVATDRRDWHRVRRLLADTVAVDLSTAGGPQGAIAADDVVDSWRSGLARLDAVHHQVGNLRTTIHGDDAHVACHGIVIHHRRTVTGRDTRTFVGTYDLGLLDSPRGWHVHTFRFQLRFTDGNPGLLD